Genomic window (Escherichia fergusonii ATCC 35469):
TGATGAGCTGAATACCGGAAGGTAGTACCGGGTAAATGGCGACATGTGGATTGGCGGCGATAATGCGTTCATAAGCCAGCGCATCGCCATAGTAATGCCATGCCAGATTATCCCAGCGTTCGCCGTCGGTGGTGATATGTTCAAGGTATCGCATCACCAGCTCCTCGTAATGGTTGCGGCAGCAAACTGACTCACTGCTGGAGTGGTTCGTTGTACCGTTGTTCGTGCCTGATCAACCAACGTTGCTGCTTTATCAAACGTCGTTTCGGCGATGTCGCTGGTAATGTCATCGAAAAGCGCCTGAGCATGGTCAACCAGCGTACTGGCGTCATTGGCGCAGTCCCGGATACCTGGCATGTTACCCAGTAAAGCTTTAATCTGCGCCGACAACGCTTTTGGGAGTCCTGCCAGCGTTTGCAGATCCATCGGCTGTATAAACAGGGTTTCGA
Coding sequences:
- a CDS encoding tail protein X, which gives rise to MRYLEHITTDGERWDNLAWHYYGDALAYERIIAANPHVAIYPVLPSGIQLIIPVISVNKTVSELPPWLR